The Neurospora crassa OR74A linkage group IV, whole genome shotgun sequence genome has a segment encoding these proteins:
- a CDS encoding acetyltransferase: MASTAPVVRHARREDVPAILGLIRELADYEHALDSVEATEETLAATIAFAPSDSSVVSPSPETGLPITEPVSPSKPARCLVLTDPESGVVVGMALYFYNYSTWRARPGIFLEDLYVKQSERKKGYGKRLLVELAKEVEAMKGGRLEWNVLKWNEPSIKFYESEAIGAQMMSEWVGMRVDGEGLPKLAKLLD, from the exons ATGGCTTCCACTGCTCCTGTTGTCCGCCACGCCAGGCGCGAGG ACGTCCCCGCCATCCTCGGCCTCATCCGCGAACTAGCCGACTACGAACACGCCCTCGACAGCGTCGAAGCCACCGAGGAAACCCTGGCGGCAACCATCGCCTTCGCCCCTTCCGATTCCTCCGTCGTCTCCCCCAGCCCCGAGACCGGCCTGCCCATCACCGAACCCGTCTCGCCCTCCAAGCCCGCCCGCTGCCTGGTGCTGACCGACCCCGAGTCGGGAGTCGTCGTCGGCATGGCGCTTTACTTTTACAACTACTCCACCTGGCGGGCGCGCCCCGGTATCTTCCTTGAGGATCTGTATGTCAAGCAGAGCGAgcggaagaaggggtatggcaagcggttgttggtggagctggcgaaggaggtggaggccATGAAGGGAGGCAGGCTCGAATGGAACGTGCTCAAGTGGAATGAGCCGAGCATCAAGTTTTATGAGAGCGAGGCGATTGGGGCGCAGATGATGAGTGAGTGGGTGGGCATGAGGGTTGATGGGGAGGGACTGCCCAAGTTGGCCAAGTTGTTGGATTAG
- a CDS encoding Ser/Thr protein phosphatase: MGSHAPVPASAEPTVTYSSGRLNSSAESPVGPPPPEPDFRLLHFNDVYHLDASSAEPVGGISRFMTAVNEYRNDERYQGQGKPELVTLFSGDVFNPSLESSVTKGSHMVPILNKIGTQCACVGNHDLDFGVLQFQHLTSKCAFPWLLANVLDPALGENVPIGNAGRTHMITTANGLKIGLLGLGEREWLETINALPPNLIYRSATEVAKELVPELRAQGADLIVALTHMREPNDHKLARQMDGEIDIILGGHDHFYAHSLINGTHVLRSGSDFKNLSYLEVRRPASPPTQPGQPKWDVDIWRRDIYSTIPRDPPTDQLVDKLTSKLKKSLEKPIGFSAAPLDARFTTVRLRESNIGNFVCDIMRLHYHADIAIMAAGTIRGDQIYPPGPIRVKDVTDCFPFEDPVVVIKVKGQAVWDALENGVSLFPALEGRFPQVSNIKFVFDPSLPSGKRVTSVEVGGEPIDLEKTYTMSTRGYMARGKDGYTSLLVQPEGGECEEVVSEENGILISMMLRQYFMALKALDKWAFWGAEEDRHWGKVVKGVDEYREPSKSLTSTLEPKTGDGCDKETCVIDAEAKKDEQEEPTPAGQDGAGSSTPLSNWKFWTPAKLRERRSTVKPLRESQTAVGDTSASDSESSSGSRPSSRVSGRDADVKLIDREMRIMRRVARKWCRLAGVQSKACDCLDEGEFDVPWTKAVAPRVEGRIVEVGA, encoded by the exons ATGGGATCTCACGCACCTGTACCAGCCTCGGCCGAGCCAACAGTAACCTACTCGTCCGGCCGTCTCAACTCCTCGGCAGAATCACCAGTggggccaccaccacccgaaCCCGACTTCCGCCTGCTCCACTTCAATGACGTCTACCACCTCGACGCCTCCTCAGCCGAACCCGTCGGCGGCATTTCGCGCTTCATGACCGCCGTCAACGAGTATCGCAACGATGAGCGGTatcaagggcaagggaagCCAGAGCTGGTCACGCTGTTTTCAGGCGATGTGTTCAATCCGAGTCTGGAGAGTTCGGTGACCAAGGGCAGCCACATGGTTCCGATTCTGAACAAGATTGGGACTCAGTGCGCTTGTGTTGGT aaccacGACCTCGACTTTGGCGTCCTGCAATTCCAACACCTGACCTCCAAATGCGCCTTCCCCTGGCTTCTCGCCAACGTCCTCGACCCCGCGCTCGGCGAAAATGTGCCTATTGGCAACGCCGGCCGCACCCACATGATCACGACCGCCAACGGGCTTAAGATCGGCCTGCTAGGCTTGGGCGAGCGCGAATGGCTCGAAACCATCAATGCCCTGCCTCCCAACCTCATCTACCGCTCCGCGACCGAAGTAGCAAAAGAGCTGGTGCCCGAACTGCGAGCGCAAGGAGCCGATCTCATTGTCGCCCTAACACATATGCGCGAACCGAACGATCACAAGCTGGCAAGGCAGATGGACGGGGAGATTGACATCATTTTGGGCGGACACGATCACTTTTATGCGCACAGCCTCATCAACGGGACCCATGTGCTGCGGTCGGGGTCCGATTTCAAGAATCTGTCGTACCTGGAAGTGCGCCGACCTGCTTCACCACCCACGCAACCGGGGCAGCCAAAGTGGGATGTGGACATCTGGAGGCGGGACATCTACAGCACCATTCCCCGCGATCCGCCGACAGACCAGTTGGTGGATAAACTTACCTCGAAGCTAAAGAAGTCGCTCGAGAAACCGATCGGCTTCAGCGCTGCCCCCCTCGACGCGCGCTTCACGACGGTGCGCCTGCGCGAAAGCAACATTGGAAACTTTGTCTGCGACATCATGCGCCTGCACTACCACGCCGACATCGCCATCATGGCCGCCGGCACGATCCGCGGCGATCAGATCTACCCGCCCGGTCCGATCCGCGTCAAGGATGTGACTGACTGCTTCCCCTTTGAAGATCCCGTGGTGGTCATCAAAGTCAAGGGACAAGCAGTCTGGGACGCGCTCGAGAACGGCGTCTCCCTCTTTCCGGCCCTCGAAGGCCGGTTTCCCCAGGTATCCAACATCAAATTCGTTTTCGACCCTTCCCTACCATCAGGAAAACGAGTCACAAGCGTGGAGGTTGGCGGCGAACCGATCGACCTGGAAAAGACCTACACAATGTCAACGAGGGGTTACATGGCCCGCGGAAAAGACGGGTACACCTCTCTCCTCGTCCAACCCGAAGGCGGCGAATGCGAGGAAGTCGTTTCGGAAGAGAACGGCATTCTCATCTCCATGATGCTGCGACAGTACTTTATGGCGCTGAAAGCCCTCGACAAATGGGCCTTTTGGGGCGCCGAAGAAGATCGTCACTGGGGCAAGGTCGTCAAGGGTGTGGATGAGTATAGGGAACCTTCCAAATCCCTGACTTCTACCCTCGAGCCCAAGACGGGAGACGGTTGCGACAAGGAAACGTGCGTCATTGACGCCGAAGCAAAGAAAGatgaacaagaagaaccCACACCTGCTGGCCAAGACGGCGCTGGCTCCTCCACTCCCCTCTCGAACTGGAAGTTCTGGACACCCGCTAAGCTTAGAGAGCGAAGGTCGACGGTAAAACCATTGAGGGAATCGCAGACGGCCGTGGGGGATACCAGTGCTTCCGATAGCGAGAGCAGTTCAGGGAGCAGACCCAGCTCACGGGTAAGCGGCAGAGACGCGGATGTGAAGCTGATTGATCGCGAGATGAGGATCATGAGGCGGGTGGCGAGAAAGTGGTGTCGGTTGGCGGGGGTGCAGAGCAAGGCATGCGATTGTCTGGATGAGGGTGAGTTTGACGTGCCGTGGACGAAGGCGGTGGCGCCGAGGGTGGAGGGGAGGATTGTGGAAGTTGGGgcttga
- a CDS encoding integral membrane protein, whose product MRIPPPDVLAQWPTPNYVNPESRGPGLTIIELIMLPLSLMFLGLRLYVRGRLLRKTGWDDWFMIIASIFGTTVSICVILAYTTFGWDKHIWDLTVTEISHGRKISMATQAVFIMSSCFSKVSILVSYLALAPMNSWFRRLTKVSMVFIIAMNCGSFILLFTQCHPVSSYWSLIQSDSADCIQEYAPLMTHAIVTALADFIVWVLPLPTFFRAHIPIHQRIILVVLFSFGLLVVFAACIRMYWVHYVVWETWDPTWEGNQLWAWTAVEIHLGIMCGCVPYFKSLFRFWKGKTSRRGTSNKGTSQSWAGSRRGGGGAGVGGSSKIGDERQRQGQNSRVEVRKVISFSSERSEEPLSPTMGTACTVSVDGVEEIELQEKRTSAFSTVSREVEDQKGGGHAHQGEWGFEFDGARGVQHSKSLSAESTFGNKVEIWRGR is encoded by the exons ATGAGAATCCCACCACCAGACGTCCTGGCCCAATGGCCAACACCAAACTACGTCAACCCTGAAAGCCGAGGACCGGGCCTCACCATTATCGAACTCATCATGCTTCCGCTGTCTCTCATGTTTCTCGGTCTCCGACTCTACGTCCGCGGTCGCCTACTACGCAAAACAGGATGGGACGACTGGTTCATGATCATCGCCTCG ATCTTCGGCACCACCGTCTCCATCTGCGTCATCCTCGCCTACACCACTTTCGGCTGGGACAAGCACATCTGGGACCTGACCGTGACCGAAATCTCGCATGGGCGCAAGATCTCCATGGCCACGCAAGCCGTCTTCATCATGtcctcctgcttctccaaAGTCTCCATCCTGGTGTCCTACCTCGCCCTGGCGCCCATGAACTCGTGGTTCCGCCGCCTGACCAAAGTCTCCATGGTCTTTATCATCGCCATGAACTGCGGCTCCTTCATCCTGCTCTTCACACAATGCCACCCCGTGTCATCGTACTGGAGCCTGATCCAGTCCGACAGCGCCGACTGCATCCAAGAGTACGCGCCGCTCATGACGCACGCCATTGTCACTGCTCTCGCGGACTTTATCGTCTGGGTTTTGCCGCTCCCGACCTTTTTCCGGGCGCATATCCCCATCCACCAGCGCATTATTCTTGTGGTGTTGTTTAGTTTTGGTCTGTTGGTCGTGTTTGCGGCGTGCATCAGGATGTACTGGGTCCATTATGTGGTGTGGGAGACGTGGGATCCGACGTGGGAGGGCAACCAGCTGTGGGCGTGGACGGCGGTGGAGATCCATTTGGGAATCATGTGTGGGTGTGTCCCGTATTTCAAGAGCTTGTTCCGGTTTTGGAAGGGCAAGACTTCGAGAAGAGGGACGAGCAATAAGGGAACTTCGCAGAGTTGGGCGGGCAGCAGAcgaggtggtggcggtgcgGGCGTAGGTGGAAGTAGTAAGATTGGTGATGAGCGGCAAAGGCAAGGGCAAAACTCGAGGGTGGAGGTTAGAAAGGTCATCAGCTTTTCGAGTGAGAGGAGCGAGGAGCCGTTGAGTCCGACCATGGGGACTGCGTGTACGGTCAGTGTGGATGGTGTGGAGGAAATAGAACTGCaggagaagaggacgagTGCGTTCAGTACCGTGTCgagggaggttgaggatCAGAAGGGGGGAGGACATGCTCACCAGGGAGAGTGGGGGTTTGAGTTTGATGGGGCGAGGGGGGTGCAGCATAGCAAGAGCTTGTCGGCGGAAAGTACGTTTGGGAACAAGGTCGAGATTTGGCGGGGGAGGTGA
- a CDS encoding aminotransferase — MVATTVELPLQQKADAAQTVTGPLPFGNSLLKEFVLDPAYRNLNHGSFGTIPSAIQQKLRSYQTAAEARPCPFLRYQTPVLLDESRAAVANLLKVPVETVVFVANATMGVNTVLRNIVWSADGKDEILYFDTIYGACGKTIDYVIEDKRGIVSSRCIPLIYPAEDDDVVAAFRDAIKKSREEGKRPRLAVIDVVSSMPGVRFPFEDIVKICKEEEIISCVDGAQGIGMVDLKITETDPDFLISNCHKWLFTPRGCAVFYVPVRNQHLIRSTLPTSHGFVPQVGNRFNPLVPAGNKSAFVSNFEFVGTVDNSPFFCVKDAIKWREEVLGGEERIMEYMTKLAREGGQKVAEILGTRVLENSTGTLIRCAMVNIALPFVVGEDPKAPVKLTEKEEKDVEGLYEIPHEEANMAFKWMYNVLQDEFNTFVPMTFHRRRFWARLSAQVYLEMSDFEWAGKTLKELCERVAKGEYKESA; from the exons ATGGTCGCCACCACCGTCGAGCTGCCTCTGCAGCAAAAGGCCGACGCCGCCCAAACTGTTACTGGCCCCCTCCCATTCGGCAATTCCCTCCTCAAGGAATTCGTCCTCGACCCTGCCTACCGGAACCTCAACCATG GCTCCTTCGGCACCATCCCCTCCGCCATCCAACAAAAACTCCGCAGTTACCAAACCGCCGCCGAAGCCCGCCCCTGCCCCTTCCTCCGCTACCAAACCCCCGTACTCCTCGACGAATCCcgcgccgccgtcgccaacCTCCTCAAAGTCCCCGTCGAAaccgtcgtcttcgtcgccAACGCCACTATGGGCGTCAACACTGTCCTGCGCAACATCGTCTGGTCCGCCGACGGCAAGGACGAGATCCTCTACTTCGACACCATCTACGGCGCCTGCGGCAAGACCATCGACTACGTCATCGAAGACAAGCGAGGGATCGTTTCTTCTCGCTGTATCCCATTGATCTACCCcgccgaagacgacgatgtcGTCGCTGCCTTCCGGGACGCCATCAAGAAGAGCCGCGAAGAAGGCAAGCGACCCCGTCTGGCTGTTATCGACGTCGTCTCCTCCATGCCTGGCGTACGGTTCCCGTTCGAGGACATCGTCAAGATctgcaaagaagaagagatcaTCTCGTGCGTGGACGGCGCCCAAGGCATCGGCATGGTGGACCTCAAGATCACCGAGACCGACCCGGATTTTTTGATTAGTAACTGCCACAAGTGGCTGTTTACTCCGCGCGGATGTGCCGTGTTCTACGTGCCTGTGCGTAACCAGCACTTGATCCGCTCGACGCTGCCTACTAGCCATGGGTTCGTGCCGCAGGTCGGGAATAGGTTCAACCCGCTGGTGCCGGCGGGGAACAAGTCAGCGTTTGTTAGCAACTTTGAGTTTGTGGGCACGGTGGATAACTCGCCGTTCTTTTGTGTTAAGGACGCGATCAAGTGGCGCGAGGAGGTGCTCggtggggaggagaggatcaTGGAGTACATGACTAAATTGGCGAGGGAAGGTGGACAGAAAGTGGCGGAGATTCTGGGGACGAGGGTGTTGGAGAATAGCACGGGAACGCTGATCAGGTGCGCCATGGTCAATATTGCGTTGCCGTTCGTTGTGGGAGAGGATCCCAAGGCGCCGGTCAAGTtgacggagaaggaggagaaggatgttGAAGGGTTGTATGAGATTCCCCATGAGGAGGCAAACATGGCGTTCAAGTGGATGTACAACGTGCTGCAGGACGAGTTTAACACGTTTGTACCCATGACCTTCCACAGGAGGAGGTTCTGGGCCAGATTGAGCGCGCAGGTGTATTTGGAGATGAGCGATTTCGAGTGGGCGGGGAAGACGTTGAAGGAGTTGTGTGAGAGGGTGGCTAAGGGGGAGTACAAGGAGAGCGCCTGA
- a CDS encoding ketoreductase — translation MPMLGGIPGHPKSKVLLTGGTGFIASHILDHLLECGFDIVVTARSQAKGERIIASIANSPNVVNSVGCKVTYAVVEDIAEDGAFDEVIKTNLPLHYCIHTASPCQFSFSDPVNDCLLPAINGTVSLLSSLQEHASSSLLRAVLTSSSAAILNPPNHRPVYDESSWPDDETLNWDQAADPNAPGDTTYRASKKFAEQAAWEFMEENELSWDLATINNTYTFGPLPRSLDVKNAGELKVNTSNERIADCLTGKWCQVIPRTAPVFTFVDVRDVAVAHVRAMTRPEAGGKRFYVVGGFFSNAKIAGVVHGLCRAKQHQHQQGSEVENKGEEVEMCQDCVKFDDFPENHWKFDNARSKEVLELECRSLEESVADTVRSLREMGVGKGTPKIAGHCGPDEKILPN, via the exons ATGCCGATGCTAGGAGGTATCCCCGGCCACCCCAAGAGCAAGGTGCTCTTGACCG GCGGCACCGGCTTCATTGCCTCCCACATCCTCGATCACCTCCTCGAATGCGGCTTCGACATCGTCGTAACCGCCCGCTCCCAAGCCAAAGGCGAACGCATCATCGCCTCCATCGCCAACTCCCCCAACGTGGTCAACAGCGTCGGCTGCAAGGTGACCTACGCCGTGGTCGAAGACATTGCTGAAGACGGAGCTTTCGATGAG GTCATCAAAAccaacctccccctccactaTTGCATCCACACCGCATCCCCTTGCCAATTCTCCTTCTCGGACCCGGTAAACGACTGTCTCCTCCCAGCCATCAACGGCACCGTCTCGCTCTTGTCCTCTCTCCAAGAGcacgcctcctcctccctcctccgcgcCGTCTTGACCTCCAGCAGCGCCGCCATACTCAACCCGCCCAACCACCGCCCCGTGTACGATGAATCCTCTTGGCCCGACGATGAGACACTGAACTGGGACCAGGCCGCGGACCCCAACGCGCCCGGCGACACGACATACAGAGCTAGCAAGAAGTTCGCCGAGCAAGCGGCGTGGGAGTTTATGGAAGAGAACGAGCTCAGTTGGGACTTGGCGACGATTAATAACACGTATACGTTTGGGCCGCTGCCAAGGAGTCTGGACGTCAAGAATGCCGGGGAATTGAAGGTTAATACGTCGAATGAGAGGATTGCTGATTGCTTGACGGGTAAGTGGTGCCAGGTAATTCCGCGGACGGCGCCGGTATTCACGTTTGTGGATGTGCGCGATGTAGCCGTTGCGCATGTGAGGGCGATGACGAGGCCCGAGGCGGGAGGGAAGCGGTTTTATGTTGTTGGGGGGTTCTTTAGCAATGCGAAAATTGCAGGGGTTGTTCATGGGTTGTGTAGAGCgaagcaacaccaacaccaacaaggcAGCGAGGTTGAGAACAAGggggaagaagtggaaatgTGTCAAGATTGTGTCAAGTTTGATGACTTCCCGGAGAATCACTGGAAGTTCGACAATGCGAGGAGTAAGGAGGTGCTGGAGCTCGAGTGTAGGAGTTTGGAGGAAAGCGTGGCTGATACGGTCAGGAGCTTGAGGGAGATGGGCGTTGGGAAGGGCACACCGAAGATCGCTGGACATTGTGGCCCGGATGAGAAGATTTTGCCGAACTAG
- a CDS encoding FAD binding domain-containing protein: protein MPSIPQSRFPSGPSPIPFHVAIIGGGITGINLALGLEHRGISYTVYERSPGFREIGAGIGFSPNAEEAMKLLNPDIFHAYKRTANPNGEDKFQWINGLTDERLYSLPVPKDGFLGCKRSEILEEWGRLVPSQNIQFNKTIEVVQEPGDQGYNPDEASGKILLRFTDGTQASVDLVIGCDGIRSRLRQHVQSHLDRSSIQHVAKESYTYKYCYRALVPMSRAIEAVGQHRASTRFMYNGPGAHIITYPIGNNSVLNMLAVISDPNEWPDEQRHVLPGNKDDIIQAFNGWHPTVQKLADLFPKENERGDGNIVKWGIFDTLDFPLPKYYSGRVAVAGDAAHATGPHLGAGGGLGIEDALILAELLEKVTEIQASNGSESELGADIMLERALYQYNDFRYARTQDVVSWTRKAVDLFQWKDENVAKDGKKFGRLVKKLFHQVWYDLDLHQMVDWSRGRLEFDVLERALEPIEREARETRGGDNLSSLSDIDSEEGDYRV, encoded by the coding sequence ATGCCCTCCATCCCCCAAAGTCGCTTCCCGTCCGGGCCCTCGCCCATTCCCTTCCACGTAGCAATCATAGGCGGCGGTATAACCGGCATCAACCTCGCTCTCGGGCTCGAACATCGTGGCATATCCTACACAGTCTACGAGCGTTCCCCGGGCTTCCGTGAAATCGGTGCTGGCATCGGCTTCTCTCCCAATGCCGAAGAAGCCATGAAGCTGCTCAACCCCGATATCTTTCACGCTTACAAGCGCACCGCCAACCCAAATGGCGAAGACAAGTTCCAGTGGATCAATGGCCTCACCGACGAGCGGCTGTACTCCCTTCCCGTGCCCAAGGACGGATTCCTAGGCTGCAAGAGATCCGAGATTCTAGAGGAGTGGGGGAGACTCGTCCCGTCGCAAAACATCCAGTTCAACAAGACGATAGAGGTAGTCCAAGAACCCGGAGACCAAGGATACAACCCCGACGAGGCCAGTGGAAAGATACTGCTCAGATTCACCGACGGTACCCAGGCCAGCGTTGACCTCGTCATCGGGTGTGACGGCATCCGCTCTCGCTTGCGTCAACATGTCCAGTCCCATCTCGACCGTTCCTCTATTCAACATGTAGCAAAAGAAAGCTACACCTATAAATACTGCTACCGCGCCCTTGTTCCCATGTCCCGCGCCATCGAAGCCGTGGGTCAGCATCGTGCCTCGACAAGATTCATGTACAACGGCCCCGGCGCGCACATCATCACCTACCCCATCGGCAATAACTCGGTCCTGAACATGCTTGCCGTCATCAGTGACCCCAATGAGTGGCCGGATGAGCAGAGACACGTGCTCCCCGGTAACAAAGATGACATCATCCAGGCATTCAACGGATGGCATCCCACCGTGCAAAAGCTCGCTGACCTGTTCCCGAAAGAGAACGAAAGAGGAGACGGGAACATTGTCAAGTGGGGCATCTTTGACACCTTGGACTTTCCCCTTCCGAAATACTATTCCGGCCGAGTAGCCGTAGCCGGCGACGCCGCGCACGCCACGGGGCCGCATCTTGGAGCAGGCGGAGGGTTGGGGATCGAAGATGCGCTAATTCTGGCGGAGCTGTTGGAAAAGGTGACTGAGATTCAGGCCTCTAACGGCTCTGAATCCGAACTGGGCGCGGACATAATGCTAGAGCGGGCACTCTACCAGTACAACGACTTTAGGTATGCTAGAACGCAGGACGTGGTTTCCTGGACAAGGAAGGCGGTGGATTTGTTTCAGTGGAAGGACGAAAACGTGGCcaaggatggaaagaagTTTGGAAGGCTCGTCAAGAAGTTGTTCCATCAAGTTTGGTACGATTTGGATCTGCACCAGATGGTGGATTGGTCTAGAGGCAGGCTGGAATTCGATGTGCTTGAACGGGCTTTGGAGCCGATTGAGAGGGAAGCGAGAGAAACTCGGGGGGGTGACAATTTATCAAGCTTGTCAGATATAGATAGTGAGGAGGGAGATTACCGTGTCTGA